The following proteins are co-located in the Bacteroidota bacterium genome:
- a CDS encoding adenylate/guanylate cyclase domain-containing protein codes for MKINVSEATFNLLKNDFKFINRGKIEAKGKGEINMFFAKED; via the coding sequence ATGAAAATTAACGTTTCGGAAGCTACATTCAATTTATTAAAAAACGATTTCAAATTCATAAATCGTGGAAAAATAGAAGCAAAAGGAAAGGGTGAAATTAATATGTTTTTTGCTAAAGAAGATTGA